The Saxibacter everestensis genome has a window encoding:
- a CDS encoding TrmH family RNA methyltransferase yields MTDAPTDDGAGSPAPSSAELTHGVGPWQGELPAGDWWDEELLRDGDRRNVVDKYRYWCHDAIVADLDKTRHSLHIAVENWQHDLNIGSVVRTGNAFNVGAVHIVGRRRWNRRGAMVTDKYQHIFHHPTVEDLLAWAEDHRLTVLGIDNFPDSVPLETYSFPKDCVLLFGQEGPGLSEAAHQGCQAVLSIDQFGSTRSINASAAAAIAMHGWVRQHVFGQTP; encoded by the coding sequence ATGACTGATGCTCCCACGGATGACGGCGCTGGCAGCCCGGCGCCGTCATCCGCAGAGCTGACGCACGGCGTCGGCCCGTGGCAGGGCGAGCTTCCTGCCGGCGACTGGTGGGACGAAGAACTGCTAAGGGATGGCGACCGCCGCAACGTCGTCGACAAATACCGCTATTGGTGTCACGATGCCATCGTCGCTGATCTGGACAAGACCCGGCACAGCTTGCACATTGCGGTCGAGAACTGGCAGCACGATCTCAATATCGGCTCGGTTGTGCGGACCGGAAACGCGTTCAATGTTGGCGCAGTACACATCGTCGGCCGCCGCAGGTGGAACCGCCGCGGGGCGATGGTGACGGACAAGTACCAGCACATCTTTCACCATCCCACCGTCGAAGACCTGCTGGCGTGGGCGGAGGATCATCGGCTGACCGTTCTGGGCATCGACAATTTTCCCGACTCGGTCCCCTTGGAAACGTACTCGTTCCCGAAGGATTGCGTCCTGCTGTTCGGTCAGGAAGGACCGGGCCTGTCCGAAGCCGCACATCAGGGTTGCCAGGCGGTGCTGTCGATCGACCAGTTCGGTTCGACGCGATCGATCAATGCTTCAGCCGCCGCGGCTATCGCAATGCACGGCTGGGTTCGTCAGCACGTCTTCGGGCAGACGCCCTAA
- a CDS encoding type II toxin-antitoxin system PemK/MazF family toxin: protein MRRGDVCLVDLEPVRGSEANKNRPAVVVSNDRANATADQLGRGVLTIVPLTSNVARVFPFQTLLPAESSGLRADSKAQAEQVRSVAVERIGPVVGRIPPEFMAELDDALRVHLDL from the coding sequence ATGCGACGCGGTGACGTGTGTCTTGTCGACCTTGAACCGGTACGCGGGAGCGAAGCCAATAAGAACAGGCCAGCAGTAGTGGTGAGCAACGACAGGGCAAACGCAACTGCTGATCAGTTGGGTCGCGGCGTACTGACGATTGTGCCGCTGACCAGCAATGTTGCTCGGGTTTTTCCCTTTCAGACGCTTCTGCCTGCCGAAAGCTCGGGCCTGCGAGCGGACTCGAAGGCTCAGGCCGAGCAGGTCCGGTCGGTTGCGGTGGAACGCATCGGGCCGGTCGTGGGACGCATCCCACCCGAATTCATGGCTGAGCTGGACGACGCCCTTCGGGTACATCTGGACCTGTAG
- a CDS encoding DedA family protein, translated as MTLLAAALSDPTVVALPDWAPSWLGFLSAETLLGWFPSSVLVVVICIVVFIETGLLFPLLPGDSLLFVGGLLVAEGTIAQPLWLVCLCVLLAAFAGDQTAYLIGRKLGPKIFHKRGARFLKPEYLEKTNDYFAKYGGRTIIIARFVPIVRTFAAVVAGASSMHYRTFVAFNAIGAAAWGIGVTVLGFFLGQISFVKENIELILVLIVLISVIPIVVEYLKARRESKVASTQQG; from the coding sequence GTGACTTTATTAGCCGCAGCACTTAGTGACCCCACCGTTGTCGCCCTCCCCGACTGGGCACCCAGCTGGTTGGGGTTCCTCAGTGCGGAAACCCTGCTGGGCTGGTTCCCCTCATCCGTGCTGGTTGTGGTGATCTGCATTGTGGTGTTCATCGAGACCGGACTGCTGTTTCCGTTGCTGCCCGGCGATTCCCTGCTCTTCGTCGGCGGCTTGCTCGTCGCGGAAGGCACCATTGCCCAGCCGCTGTGGCTGGTGTGCCTGTGCGTTCTGCTGGCGGCGTTCGCCGGAGACCAGACGGCCTATCTGATCGGCCGGAAGCTCGGGCCGAAGATTTTCCATAAGCGGGGCGCGCGGTTCCTGAAACCGGAATATCTGGAAAAGACCAACGACTACTTCGCCAAGTATGGCGGTCGAACCATCATCATCGCGCGGTTCGTACCGATCGTGCGCACCTTCGCGGCCGTCGTCGCCGGTGCAAGCTCGATGCACTACCGCACGTTCGTGGCCTTCAACGCGATCGGTGCCGCTGCGTGGGGTATCGGCGTCACCGTGCTCGGCTTTTTCCTTGGCCAGATCAGTTTCGTCAAGGAAAATATCGAATTGATCCTCGTGCTGATCGTGCTGATCTCGGTGATTCCGATCGTCGTCGAGTACCTGAAGGCCCGTAGGGAATCAAAGGTGGCCAGCACCCAGCAAGGCTAG
- a CDS encoding septum formation family protein yields MPRQPYPQQPMPPAPGYVGLGDPQRTARRHFRRNRLVLAVSIAVAAIAAIALTLTLTIRAIDSVKSVDLDTAVAGRGELKPFELARGDCLRSLNTSPYQGVPCDDGHVGQVVLVAELPDDAAFDNMKIRRESARLCQAEVPKAAPKAAEQSEPVSLFYLYPSASTWQQGDRAVTCIVATDGEPLTSSLI; encoded by the coding sequence ATGCCGCGGCAGCCTTACCCGCAGCAGCCAATGCCGCCCGCACCCGGCTACGTCGGTCTCGGTGACCCGCAACGCACCGCTCGTCGGCACTTCCGCCGCAACAGACTGGTTCTCGCGGTCTCAATCGCCGTGGCCGCCATCGCCGCGATCGCGCTCACGCTCACCCTCACCATCCGCGCCATCGACTCGGTGAAGTCGGTTGACCTGGACACTGCGGTCGCCGGCCGCGGCGAGCTGAAACCATTCGAGCTGGCGCGCGGCGACTGCCTGCGATCTCTCAACACCTCCCCCTACCAGGGCGTCCCATGCGACGACGGACATGTCGGCCAGGTTGTTCTGGTCGCCGAGTTGCCCGATGACGCCGCATTCGACAACATGAAAATTCGTCGTGAGTCCGCACGGCTGTGCCAGGCAGAGGTTCCCAAGGCGGCTCCCAAGGCCGCGGAACAATCGGAGCCGGTCAGCTTGTTCTACCTGTACCCGTCCGCGAGTACCTGGCAGCAAGGCGATCGCGCCGTGACCTGCATCGTCGCCACGGATGGCGAACCGTTGACGTCGAGCCTGATCTAG
- the pyrE gene encoding orotate phosphoribosyltransferase, whose amino-acid sequence MPSNLSAADARAQLAQLITAEAVVHEHVTLASGIEADYYLDLRRVSLDARSAPLIGAVMLDLLEQNGFAGRFQSVGGLTMGADPVGTAIMHQSVARGTPVDAFVVRKTEKTHGLSKRVEGPDVNGRKVVAVEDTSTTGGSVLTAVEALRAAGADVVAVAVIVDRDTGAKERVEAEGLPYLAAFSLSDLGLA is encoded by the coding sequence ATGCCTTCGAATCTCTCAGCCGCAGATGCCCGCGCCCAGCTCGCCCAGCTGATTACCGCGGAGGCGGTCGTCCACGAGCACGTCACCCTTGCCAGCGGAATCGAGGCCGACTATTACCTCGACCTGCGCCGGGTATCGCTCGACGCTCGCAGTGCTCCACTCATCGGCGCGGTCATGCTCGACCTGCTGGAACAGAACGGCTTCGCTGGCCGCTTCCAGTCCGTCGGCGGCCTGACCATGGGAGCAGACCCGGTCGGCACCGCGATCATGCATCAGTCGGTTGCCAGGGGCACGCCGGTCGATGCGTTCGTCGTCCGCAAGACGGAGAAGACCCATGGACTGTCAAAGCGAGTCGAAGGTCCGGACGTCAACGGCCGCAAGGTCGTCGCGGTGGAAGATACCTCGACGACCGGCGGGTCCGTACTGACCGCGGTCGAGGCGCTGCGTGCAGCGGGTGCCGATGTCGTCGCCGTCGCGGTGATTGTCGATCGCGACACGGGTGCGAAGGAACGTGTCGAGGCAGAAGGCCTGCCGTACCTGGCGGCGTTCTCGCTCAGCGATCTCGGGCTGGCTTAA
- a CDS encoding DUF1772 domain-containing protein, with amino-acid sequence MILAVVAAVSVGVIGGLFFAFSTSVMPALRRLPPAQGMVAMQSINVSILNPIFLTTFLGSTVSCIAVALTAPFSDAGSPGLLMAGALVYLIGGFGVTAVVNVPMNRAIETVDPTVPDSSVAWARYLKRWTAANHVRAAASMGASALLTVGLLG; translated from the coding sequence TTGATTCTCGCAGTAGTTGCCGCGGTAAGCGTCGGCGTCATCGGCGGTCTGTTCTTTGCCTTCTCGACCAGTGTCATGCCTGCGCTTCGACGATTACCGCCGGCCCAGGGCATGGTGGCAATGCAGTCGATCAACGTCTCGATTCTCAACCCGATCTTTCTTACGACCTTCCTGGGTTCGACCGTTAGTTGTATTGCGGTCGCCCTGACGGCGCCATTTTCGGACGCCGGGTCGCCCGGATTGCTGATGGCGGGGGCGCTTGTCTACCTGATCGGCGGCTTCGGGGTGACCGCCGTTGTCAATGTGCCGATGAACCGAGCCATTGAGACAGTCGATCCCACGGTTCCCGATAGTTCTGTGGCCTGGGCGAGGTACCTCAAGCGATGGACGGCCGCCAATCATGTCCGGGCCGCCGCCAGCATGGGAGCGAGCGCGCTTCTGACCGTCGGCTTGCTGGGCTGA
- a CDS encoding ABC transporter ATP-binding protein: MLEVKSVSKSLGDRTILDEVSFSADAGRITGLVGARGAGKTTALRIVLGLMDADDGSVELDGEELEGGDRQNFGYLPEERGLYPSMPVGEQLVYFARLHGMSLGAAEKNAITLLERFDISDRAYSLLEQLTASEAQRVQIAAALAHDPDVVVLDEPFRDLDDEGIQLVFKFLADHAASGVPILIASDRWDQVEKFADDVVVLSRGKVHDSGSTDALRNRDGQQFELELSSDTGWIHDIEGIEVLEQAERRAIFSTNEKTKAQDVLRRAVETGDVRKFSSVSPALAEVFREVV; the protein is encoded by the coding sequence ATGCTCGAGGTCAAAAGCGTCAGCAAGTCTCTTGGCGACCGCACAATTCTCGACGAGGTCTCCTTTTCGGCTGACGCCGGGCGTATAACGGGCCTCGTCGGTGCCCGCGGCGCAGGAAAGACGACGGCGCTTCGGATCGTCCTCGGCCTGATGGACGCCGATGACGGCTCGGTCGAGCTGGATGGCGAGGAGCTTGAGGGTGGCGATCGTCAGAACTTCGGGTACCTGCCTGAGGAACGGGGCCTGTACCCGTCGATGCCAGTGGGTGAGCAGCTCGTCTACTTCGCTCGCTTGCACGGTATGAGTCTCGGTGCGGCGGAAAAGAACGCCATCACCCTGCTGGAACGCTTCGACATCTCCGACCGGGCGTACAGCCTGCTCGAGCAGCTAACCGCGAGCGAGGCGCAGCGGGTTCAGATAGCCGCCGCGCTGGCGCACGATCCCGATGTCGTCGTACTCGATGAGCCGTTCCGCGATCTGGACGATGAGGGAATCCAGCTCGTTTTCAAATTCCTTGCCGACCACGCGGCCAGTGGAGTTCCCATTCTGATTGCCAGCGACCGGTGGGATCAGGTCGAAAAGTTCGCCGACGACGTCGTCGTCCTGTCCCGCGGGAAGGTGCATGATTCCGGCAGCACTGATGCGCTCAGGAATCGCGACGGCCAGCAGTTCGAGCTGGAGCTCAGCTCCGACACTGGCTGGATCCACGACATCGAGGGCATCGAAGTGCTCGAGCAGGCAGAGCGCCGGGCGATATTCAGCACCAACGAAAAGACGAAAGCTCAGGACGTGCTGCGGCGCGCTGTCGAAACGGGCGACGTGAGGAAGTTCTCTTCCGTTTCGCCCGCGCTCGCCGAAGTTTTCCGGGAGGTTGTGTAA
- a CDS encoding SDR family NAD(P)-dependent oxidoreductase produces MTRALITGGSSGIGLSFAKALAAQGHDIVLVARNQESLDSTARDLGSEYGVNTETISADLCDRGGMETVARRLGSSELPIDILVNNAGFGLKRSFLSSDLVDVEAMDNVLHRAVVVLSHAAAKAMLGRGFGAIINVTSLSAYTTMGPYAASKSAATVFTEALANELRGSKVTATAVLPGFVHSDFHRRAQIRMGWLPSWLWLDADHVAKAAIRDARAGRVLSVPGGAYSVAAVLARAMPRPLIHRVSRGFQGRRVASKTS; encoded by the coding sequence ATGACTCGAGCATTGATCACCGGAGGCAGCTCCGGAATCGGACTTTCATTCGCGAAAGCCCTGGCAGCCCAAGGGCACGACATCGTCCTGGTCGCCAGGAACCAGGAATCGCTCGACTCTACGGCCAGAGATTTGGGAAGCGAATACGGCGTCAATACCGAGACCATCTCTGCCGACCTCTGCGACCGCGGCGGCATGGAGACGGTTGCGCGCCGCCTCGGTAGTTCTGAGTTGCCGATCGACATCCTGGTGAACAATGCCGGGTTCGGTCTGAAGCGCAGTTTCCTCAGCAGCGATCTGGTCGATGTCGAGGCGATGGACAACGTGCTCCATCGAGCCGTTGTCGTGCTTAGTCATGCGGCGGCAAAGGCAATGCTCGGCCGCGGTTTTGGCGCCATCATCAATGTCACCTCGCTTTCGGCCTACACAACGATGGGCCCATACGCGGCATCAAAATCAGCTGCGACAGTTTTCACTGAGGCTTTGGCAAACGAGCTCAGGGGCTCAAAAGTGACGGCGACGGCCGTGCTTCCCGGGTTCGTCCATTCGGACTTTCACCGGCGGGCGCAGATTCGAATGGGCTGGCTGCCGAGCTGGCTCTGGCTGGACGCCGATCACGTCGCGAAGGCGGCGATCCGGGACGCCCGGGCAGGGCGGGTGTTGTCGGTTCCAGGCGGGGCGTACTCCGTCGCTGCGGTGCTCGCCCGGGCGATGCCCCGACCACTGATTCACCGGGTATCCCGCGGGTTTCAGGGACGTCGCGTTGCCTCGAAAACTAGTTGA
- a CDS encoding response regulator, whose translation MTHDEARDIRVLLVDDQDLVRAGFRIILESEDGIEVVGEATTGRAAVALASELQPDVICMDVQMPDMDGLQATELLTRDAKTDAAILIVTTFDRDDYLFAALKAGASGFLLKNAGPEELIDAVGIVARGDALIAPAMTRRVVEHFATSAQPGETAGTGGETHPGPARHSRLDVLTEREAEVLRLLAQGLSNSEIARRLFVGEATVKTHVSRILMKLDLRDRTQAVVFAYENGIVTPGSV comes from the coding sequence GTGACACACGACGAGGCGCGCGACATCCGCGTCCTGCTGGTCGATGATCAGGACCTGGTCCGGGCCGGTTTCCGGATCATCCTGGAATCCGAGGACGGCATCGAGGTGGTCGGCGAAGCGACCACGGGACGCGCGGCGGTCGCACTGGCTTCCGAACTACAACCGGACGTCATCTGCATGGACGTTCAGATGCCCGATATGGATGGGCTGCAGGCCACCGAACTGCTGACCCGTGATGCCAAGACCGACGCCGCGATCCTGATTGTCACGACGTTCGACCGTGATGACTACCTCTTCGCGGCGCTAAAGGCCGGTGCCAGCGGTTTCCTGCTGAAGAACGCCGGCCCGGAGGAACTTATCGACGCGGTTGGCATCGTCGCCCGCGGGGACGCCCTGATCGCACCGGCGATGACGCGCCGGGTCGTCGAACACTTTGCGACGTCGGCTCAGCCGGGCGAGACTGCGGGCACCGGCGGAGAGACGCACCCCGGTCCCGCCCGTCATTCGCGTCTCGATGTGTTGACCGAGCGGGAAGCCGAGGTGTTGCGGCTGCTGGCGCAGGGATTGTCAAATAGCGAGATCGCCCGTCGTCTATTCGTCGGAGAGGCCACCGTGAAGACGCATGTTTCGCGGATCCTGATGAAATTGGACCTGCGCGACAGGACCCAAGCTGTGGTTTTCGCCTACGAGAATGGCATCGTAACGCCCGGCTCCGTATAG
- a CDS encoding ABC transporter permease produces the protein MSTKKNSSGKGAGPSKDSSSKDAAENISFDDIAVDEPADETSLLVAELDKDIDDDDDAPSGDEPKTGLVSDVTPLTQGSATWLVSNRESSALGRGKLFLLSSAFLILAVIGSMVFWAIDSNKADTPTIAVVGEQDVAAIEQAYGFKVVTAKTDKAASDLVQKGDVDAAILLDQATGSPKVVALNDEPTEITDKLVQKPEVTLLQPTSASSGLTNSIAIGFALLFAVSVLALGWALARNLIEEKRHRIGEITVTAIRPNAVTRGKLFGVGLLALAQVAAVGLLALVGLSIGGQQAVLTFLTPAVAYYAGFFLLGFVIFSSLWLAVGSIVNRKPRNIWTVIVGALAVVSAFGPLLLMKQEAVFRVLSFIPFTAPTAMPMRVFNKQTEVWEPLAALGIALVVALIVAAICGSAYGRTLLRGANNKSLKRKKSSDDVVDEGDDHAADSESKDAKSKKAVSGKAATDDDADDDLETGKAADDDADASDDDAETEDADLADIDEGSAGKSGAKSSTGATSGKTSATATSSGKTSAAGASPAGKTSNKRKPGSKPRRK, from the coding sequence GTGAGTACCAAGAAGAACAGTTCCGGAAAGGGCGCCGGGCCGTCCAAGGACTCGTCGTCGAAGGACGCCGCGGAGAACATCTCGTTCGACGACATCGCTGTGGACGAACCAGCCGACGAAACGTCGTTGCTCGTGGCCGAACTGGACAAGGACATCGATGATGACGACGATGCGCCGTCGGGAGACGAACCTAAGACCGGCCTGGTCTCAGACGTCACGCCGCTGACCCAGGGGAGCGCTACCTGGCTGGTCTCCAACCGTGAATCATCGGCCCTTGGCCGTGGCAAGCTCTTCCTGCTCTCATCGGCTTTCCTGATACTTGCGGTGATCGGGTCGATGGTTTTCTGGGCCATCGACAGCAATAAGGCCGACACCCCGACCATCGCCGTCGTCGGCGAGCAGGATGTCGCGGCGATCGAGCAGGCGTACGGCTTCAAGGTCGTCACGGCCAAAACCGATAAGGCCGCATCGGACCTGGTTCAAAAGGGTGATGTCGACGCGGCGATCCTGCTCGACCAGGCCACCGGCAGCCCGAAGGTCGTCGCGCTGAACGACGAGCCGACCGAGATCACCGACAAGCTCGTGCAGAAGCCCGAGGTCACCCTGTTGCAGCCGACATCGGCTTCCTCAGGACTGACCAACTCCATCGCGATTGGCTTCGCCCTGCTGTTCGCGGTCTCGGTGCTCGCGCTTGGCTGGGCATTGGCACGGAACCTGATAGAGGAGAAGCGGCACCGGATCGGCGAAATCACGGTGACGGCGATCCGACCGAACGCGGTAACCCGCGGCAAGCTGTTCGGCGTCGGGCTGCTTGCCCTCGCTCAGGTGGCAGCGGTTGGCTTGCTCGCTCTGGTCGGCCTGTCGATCGGCGGCCAGCAGGCTGTGCTGACCTTCCTGACGCCGGCGGTCGCATACTACGCCGGATTCTTCCTGCTTGGCTTCGTCATCTTCTCCTCGCTGTGGTTGGCGGTTGGATCGATAGTGAACAGGAAGCCACGCAACATCTGGACTGTCATCGTCGGCGCACTCGCCGTAGTGTCCGCTTTCGGTCCGCTGCTGTTGATGAAGCAGGAAGCCGTCTTCCGGGTCCTGTCGTTCATTCCCTTCACTGCGCCCACCGCGATGCCGATGCGCGTGTTCAATAAGCAAACCGAGGTGTGGGAGCCGCTGGCCGCCCTCGGGATCGCGCTCGTCGTCGCCTTGATCGTTGCCGCCATCTGCGGTTCCGCCTATGGTCGTACTCTCTTGCGCGGTGCCAACAACAAGTCGCTGAAGCGGAAGAAGAGCTCGGACGACGTCGTCGATGAGGGCGATGACCACGCTGCCGACAGTGAGTCGAAGGACGCGAAGTCGAAGAAGGCCGTGTCCGGCAAGGCGGCAACCGATGACGACGCGGACGACGACCTTGAAACCGGCAAGGCAGCCGATGACGATGCGGACGCTTCCGATGACGATGCGGAGACCGAAGACGCGGACCTTGCCGACATCGACGAAGGTTCTGCCGGCAAATCCGGGGCCAAGTCCTCGACCGGGGCGACATCCGGTAAGACGTCGGCTACTGCGACCTCATCCGGCAAGACGTCGGCTGCCGGGGCTTCGCCGGCTGGTAAGACGTCCAACAAGCGCAAGCCTGGTTCGAAGCCCCGCAGGAAATGA
- a CDS encoding sensor histidine kinase — translation MNSRREPEWRRPMPARRGIVRDSLGAVLLMVGTAVNLVMYLVAGFYDKPAPMWISIIWAVLISAPLALRRRFPATVAVVVAVVFILGQILMVPEAAFSQICLFIALYTLGAWGRDRRRATIVRLAIIVAMFTWFFVNLSRTLNNPLSTPDLSREGAFSPLAAVMVMQLLTNLLYFSAAYFFGNSGYRSAMRQAELEAKTLELERERVHSATQAVALERVRIARELHDVVAHHVSVMGIQAGAARRVLATDAGKASTALSNIESSARDAVAELRRLLGALRESSRPGPVDSDGRGEGAEVTGGTVMGGQAAPDSSSVATDGKVLTGGKAALRIEPDARNADSHTYEVDAAHAGNRTARVERPASESASTQGVGQLPALVEQARLAGLPTDLHFEGEARELPGTISFSIYRIVQEALTNSRKHAGENATARIRLEYSSSAVEVQVSDDGGTRSLAPVRAGTAIPGVGLGQIGMRERALLSGGEVEFGPKFHGGYLVRAAFPLTIDDGDSR, via the coding sequence ATGAACAGCCGCAGAGAACCTGAGTGGCGCCGTCCGATGCCGGCGCGTCGCGGCATCGTGCGCGACAGCCTTGGCGCGGTTCTGCTGATGGTCGGAACGGCCGTCAACCTGGTGATGTATCTGGTCGCCGGCTTCTACGACAAACCGGCGCCGATGTGGATCAGCATCATCTGGGCCGTGCTGATCTCCGCACCGCTTGCCCTGCGCAGGCGGTTCCCGGCGACGGTGGCGGTTGTCGTCGCCGTCGTATTCATTCTTGGCCAGATCCTGATGGTGCCGGAGGCGGCATTCAGTCAGATCTGCCTGTTCATCGCGCTCTACACGCTTGGCGCCTGGGGCCGCGATCGGCGACGGGCAACCATTGTGCGGCTGGCGATCATCGTGGCGATGTTCACCTGGTTCTTCGTCAACCTCTCCCGGACCCTGAACAATCCGCTGAGCACCCCGGACCTTTCCCGAGAGGGTGCCTTCTCTCCGCTGGCGGCTGTGATGGTGATGCAGCTTTTGACTAACCTGCTCTACTTTTCTGCGGCGTACTTCTTTGGCAATTCCGGCTACCGCTCGGCGATGCGCCAGGCAGAACTCGAGGCGAAGACTCTGGAGCTCGAGCGGGAACGGGTGCATAGCGCCACCCAGGCCGTGGCGCTTGAGCGGGTGCGGATCGCCCGGGAACTGCACGATGTCGTCGCCCATCATGTCTCCGTGATGGGGATTCAGGCCGGGGCAGCCCGCCGCGTGCTGGCGACGGATGCCGGCAAGGCAAGTACCGCGCTGAGCAATATCGAATCGAGCGCCCGGGACGCCGTCGCGGAACTACGCAGATTGCTCGGCGCCCTGCGGGAGTCGTCGAGGCCGGGCCCGGTGGACTCGGACGGTCGCGGCGAGGGCGCCGAGGTCACGGGTGGCACCGTGATGGGTGGTCAGGCTGCGCCAGACAGCAGTTCCGTCGCGACGGACGGCAAAGTCCTGACAGGCGGCAAGGCCGCCCTCCGTATCGAACCCGACGCCCGGAACGCTGACTCCCACACGTACGAGGTCGACGCGGCGCACGCCGGAAACCGGACGGCCAGAGTGGAACGGCCGGCATCCGAAAGCGCCAGCACCCAAGGTGTCGGTCAGCTGCCGGCCCTGGTGGAACAGGCCAGGCTCGCGGGCCTGCCGACCGACCTCCATTTCGAGGGTGAGGCCAGGGAATTGCCCGGAACCATCAGCTTCAGCATCTACCGGATCGTGCAGGAGGCGCTGACCAATTCGCGTAAGCACGCAGGCGAGAACGCCACCGCCCGGATCAGACTGGAGTATTCGAGTAGCGCCGTTGAGGTGCAGGTGAGTGACGACGGCGGCACCCGTTCGCTGGCTCCTGTCCGGGCCGGTACGGCGATACCCGGCGTCGGGCTCGGACAGATCGGGATGCGCGAGCGGGCGCTGCTCTCCGGAGGCGAAGTAGAATTCGGGCCGAAGTTCCACGGCGGATACCTGGTCCGAGCAGCATTCCCGCTGACAATCGACGACGGAGATTCAAGGTGA
- a CDS encoding ribbon-helix-helix domain-containing protein: MKLSVSLSEEDVATLDEYARATGLNSRSAAVQRAIRLLRFPDLEKDYAAAWDAWESSGENALWDVTSSDGLR, translated from the coding sequence ATGAAACTTAGCGTCAGTCTGTCCGAGGAGGATGTCGCAACGCTTGACGAGTATGCGCGAGCGACCGGGTTGAACTCACGATCGGCGGCTGTGCAGCGAGCGATCCGATTGCTACGTTTTCCTGACCTGGAAAAAGACTATGCCGCAGCCTGGGATGCGTGGGAATCCTCCGGTGAGAATGCGCTGTGGGACGTTACCTCATCCGACGGTTTACGGTGA
- a CDS encoding exodeoxyribonuclease III, with translation MRIATWNVNSIRARADRVGAWLDRSDADVLAIQELKCKDDQFPEEVFTSRGYQVAFHGLNQWNGVAIASRVGLDDVTFGFEDVPGFGEEGDVEARAISAVCDGVRVYSLYVPNGRDLGHPHYEYKLRWLEALRLDAAAQLAGDDELGIALCGDFNIAPHDDDVWDMAAFEGSTHVSVPERAAFQSLLDAGFDDVVRPHTPGPGVYTYWDYTQLSFPKKRGMRIDFVLASSALSRRTASARIDREERKGKGASDHAPVIVDFS, from the coding sequence GTGCGAATAGCTACCTGGAACGTGAATTCAATCCGAGCCCGAGCCGATCGGGTGGGTGCCTGGCTCGACCGATCCGACGCCGACGTACTGGCCATTCAGGAACTCAAATGCAAAGACGACCAGTTCCCTGAGGAAGTCTTTACCTCCCGCGGGTACCAGGTGGCCTTTCATGGGCTCAACCAATGGAACGGGGTCGCCATCGCGTCCCGGGTTGGCCTCGATGACGTCACTTTTGGCTTCGAAGACGTGCCCGGATTCGGCGAGGAGGGCGACGTCGAGGCCCGGGCGATCTCGGCTGTCTGTGACGGGGTGAGGGTCTACTCCCTTTACGTGCCCAATGGCCGCGACCTGGGGCACCCCCACTATGAATACAAGCTCCGCTGGCTGGAAGCGCTCCGCCTCGATGCTGCCGCGCAGCTGGCCGGGGACGACGAACTCGGCATCGCGCTCTGCGGTGACTTCAATATCGCCCCGCATGATGACGACGTCTGGGATATGGCTGCCTTTGAGGGCAGCACTCATGTTTCAGTTCCCGAGCGCGCGGCCTTCCAGTCGCTGCTCGACGCCGGCTTCGATGACGTGGTTCGCCCGCACACCCCTGGGCCCGGCGTTTACACCTATTGGGATTACACGCAACTGAGTTTTCCGAAGAAGCGGGGCATGCGGATCGACTTCGTCCTGGCATCATCCGCACTGAGCCGCCGTACGGCGTCGGCACGCATTGACCGCGAGGAGCGCAAGGGTAAGGGCGCGTCCGACCACGCGCCGGTCATCGTCGACTTCAGCTAA
- a CDS encoding septum formation family protein: MVLILLAVGAIVLIPMLASPKPVEDPFAQPDFTDENTTAPSDPSTGTPSPSPEPSTGTGTGSKADLLVGDCIADVEALRAGTAGGPIDCETPHQGQVYANEPITDTSYPGESVITERAKELCSTEASSALDSSVMNGEYSPYFVGPSEQTWSMPGEKQIVCLIVRVDGGDITGSKIKTQ; the protein is encoded by the coding sequence TTGGTTCTCATCCTGCTTGCCGTCGGTGCCATTGTGCTGATTCCAATGCTTGCCTCTCCCAAGCCGGTCGAAGATCCGTTCGCCCAGCCGGATTTCACCGATGAGAACACCACTGCACCGTCAGACCCGTCCACGGGCACCCCCTCGCCGTCTCCCGAGCCTTCGACCGGGACGGGCACCGGCAGTAAGGCCGACCTCTTGGTCGGTGACTGCATTGCCGATGTGGAAGCCCTGCGCGCAGGCACGGCAGGCGGGCCGATCGACTGCGAAACCCCGCATCAGGGCCAGGTATACGCGAACGAGCCGATCACCGACACGTCCTACCCGGGCGAGTCAGTGATAACCGAGCGGGCGAAGGAGCTGTGTTCCACCGAGGCGTCCAGCGCCCTCGACTCATCGGTGATGAACGGCGAGTACTCGCCGTACTTCGTCGGACCCAGCGAGCAGACGTGGAGCATGCCGGGAGAGAAGCAGATCGTCTGCCTCATCGTCCGAGTTGATGGCGGCGACATCACCGGGTCGAAAATCAAGACGCAGTAA